A genomic stretch from Arachis stenosperma cultivar V10309 chromosome 3, arast.V10309.gnm1.PFL2, whole genome shotgun sequence includes:
- the LOC130965554 gene encoding F-box/kelch-repeat protein At1g30090-like — translation MASYDAAVLNGKLLFNESWLWPFYVSPRGQVYDPRTDNWKNMDVRLREGWTGSSVVVYGHLFVVSELERMKLKVYDTKTDSWDAIDGPPLPEQICKPFAVNACNCHIYVVGRNLHVAVGHISRLLSDEKWSFSVRWHVIDAPESLSDLTPSSSQPVKLNLCSVVGEYVAELLVESEFAASGFGEVLLIGNAEGD, via the exons ATGGCATCTTATGATGCAGCAGTTCTCAACGGAAAGCTTCTCTTCAACGAAAGCTGGTTATGGCCCTTTTATGTCTCTCCAAGGGGACAAGTCTATGATCCCAGAACAGATAATTGGAAAAACATGGATGTTAGACTTAGAGAAGGCTGGACCGGTTCAAGTGTCGTTGTTTATGGCCACTTGTTTGTTGTCTCTGAGCTCGAAAGAATGAAGCTAAAGGTCTATGACACGAAAACAGACTCCTGGGATGCCATAGATGGCCCCCCTTTGCCTGAGCAAATATGCAAGCCTTTTGCTGTCAATGCTTGCAATTGCCATATTTATGTCGTGGGCCGAAATCTTCATGTTGCTGTTGGTCATATCTCTAGACTGCTTTCAGACGAAAAATGGAGCTTCAGTGTTCGGTGGCATGTAATCGATGCACCGGAGAGTTTATCTGATCTCACTCCTTCAAGCTCTCAG CCTGTGAAATTGAATTTGTGCTCTGTTGTTGGTGAATATGTCGCTGAATTACTTGTTGAATCTGAATTTGCTGCTTCTGGATTTGGTGAAGTATTGTTGATTGGAAATGCAGAAGGGGATTAA